The Candidatus Uhrbacteria bacterium genome has a segment encoding these proteins:
- the topA gene encoding type I DNA topoisomerase, translating into MHLVIVESPTKAKTIRKFLGKDYEVIASMGHVRDLPSSQDEVPEQYKKTDFGKLGVDVENDFAPLYVISPKKAKTVAEIKRLLKNADDIYLATDEDREGESISWHLLQLLKPKVPVKRMVFHEITKTAIDAALAHPRDIDENLVHAQEARRILDRLVGYTVSPVLWKKIAFGLSAGRVQSSSLKAIVDRERLRMAFRKGSYWDVLAELEKDKTKFEAKLVLVDGKRVANGKDFDENTGTLRADAKDILLLDEATSKAIADSTRKADWNVTDVTQKETKRKAPAPFTTSTLQQESNRKIGLSSRDTMRVAQSLYEKGFITYMRTDSVNLSAEAVKGIKSGITSRFGAEFIGEAKHHAAAAGAQEAHEAIRPSLTFTAPHETGLSGSEHDVYELIWMRTMASQMKDAEQLQISARIVADKNEFSASGMKILFPGFLRAYVEGADDVEQALEEREKALPELKTGDQPSCVETKPLAHETKPPARFTEASLIQFMEKEGIGRPSTYAATISTLLDRGYVAKQGSALIPSFTAFAVTQLLEKHLSDLVDVTFTSTMEKSLDKIAEGKEEWLPYLRNFYLGDKGLRNRINDELENINPEEAKKIIIPELEGYSVKVGKFGPYVESTLPNTGAPIKASLPPDMFPGEATKEAVDTVLKSAQQGPTSLGMDPESGLPIFLRTGSYGPYLQLGEEVEDSKKKPKRASIPKTIPLETLDFNKALSILALPRLLGVKEDTGKEIRAGLGRFGPYIVHDGDFRSIKEPDDVLTITLERALEMLAQPKGTRGGGVGKEIGKHPEDNKPITLHSGKYGNYVKHGKVNATIPKDMKPEDVTLEKAIELIAERAAKGPAKSKTKRAPRKKKTPAE; encoded by the coding sequence ATGCATTTAGTAATCGTTGAGTCCCCGACCAAAGCCAAAACCATCCGCAAGTTCTTGGGCAAGGACTACGAGGTGATCGCCTCCATGGGTCATGTTCGTGACCTTCCGTCTTCGCAAGACGAAGTTCCGGAACAATACAAAAAAACCGATTTCGGTAAGCTTGGCGTCGATGTTGAAAACGACTTTGCACCGCTTTACGTCATCAGCCCAAAGAAAGCCAAAACCGTTGCAGAAATCAAGCGGCTGCTTAAAAACGCCGATGACATCTATCTGGCGACTGACGAGGACAGAGAAGGAGAAAGCATCTCCTGGCACCTCTTGCAGCTTTTGAAGCCCAAGGTTCCGGTGAAGCGCATGGTCTTCCATGAAATCACCAAGACCGCTATCGATGCTGCTCTCGCACACCCGCGCGACATCGACGAAAATCTTGTTCATGCGCAAGAAGCGCGCCGTATTCTCGACCGTCTCGTCGGTTACACGGTGTCCCCTGTTCTCTGGAAGAAAATCGCCTTTGGACTATCCGCCGGCCGCGTTCAATCTTCATCGCTCAAAGCAATTGTCGACCGTGAACGGCTGCGAATGGCTTTCCGCAAAGGCTCCTACTGGGATGTCCTCGCAGAACTTGAGAAAGATAAAACAAAGTTTGAGGCCAAGCTCGTTCTTGTCGATGGAAAACGTGTCGCCAACGGAAAAGACTTTGATGAAAACACCGGCACACTCAGAGCTGATGCCAAGGATATTTTATTGCTCGACGAAGCAACTTCCAAAGCCATCGCCGATTCCACGCGCAAAGCCGATTGGAACGTAACGGATGTCACACAAAAAGAAACCAAGCGCAAAGCACCGGCTCCATTCACAACTTCTACGCTCCAGCAAGAATCCAACCGTAAAATCGGTCTGTCTTCGCGCGACACGATGCGCGTCGCGCAATCGCTCTACGAAAAAGGTTTCATCACCTACATGCGTACCGACTCGGTCAATTTGTCGGCAGAAGCGGTCAAAGGCATTAAGAGCGGCATCACCTCGCGTTTCGGCGCCGAGTTTATTGGCGAGGCAAAACATCACGCGGCCGCAGCCGGCGCGCAAGAAGCTCACGAGGCCATTCGTCCGAGCTTGACCTTTACCGCACCTCACGAAACCGGTCTCTCCGGCAGCGAACATGATGTCTACGAATTGATTTGGATGCGTACGATGGCATCGCAGATGAAAGATGCTGAGCAACTGCAGATTTCCGCTCGCATCGTTGCTGACAAAAATGAATTTAGTGCCTCAGGAATGAAAATCCTGTTCCCTGGATTTTTGCGCGCCTACGTAGAAGGCGCCGACGATGTCGAGCAAGCTTTGGAAGAACGTGAAAAAGCACTTCCTGAGTTAAAAACCGGCGATCAACCAAGCTGCGTTGAAACCAAGCCGCTCGCCCACGAAACCAAGCCGCCGGCACGCTTTACGGAAGCTTCGCTCATTCAGTTCATGGAAAAAGAAGGCATCGGCCGCCCAAGTACCTACGCTGCAACGATCTCGACGCTGCTTGATCGTGGCTATGTCGCCAAACAAGGCAGCGCCCTTATCCCGAGCTTCACGGCTTTTGCCGTAACCCAATTGCTCGAGAAGCATCTTTCCGATCTCGTCGACGTAACCTTCACCTCAACGATGGAAAAATCACTCGACAAAATCGCAGAAGGAAAAGAAGAGTGGCTTCCCTATCTCCGCAACTTCTATCTCGGCGATAAAGGCTTACGCAATCGCATTAACGATGAGCTCGAGAACATTAATCCGGAAGAAGCAAAGAAGATTATCATTCCGGAATTGGAAGGCTACTCCGTTAAGGTTGGTAAGTTTGGTCCATACGTCGAGTCGACACTTCCTAACACGGGCGCGCCGATCAAAGCATCCCTCCCACCCGATATGTTTCCGGGTGAAGCCACAAAAGAAGCTGTCGACACAGTCTTGAAGAGCGCTCAGCAAGGACCAACCTCGCTTGGCATGGACCCGGAGTCTGGCTTGCCAATCTTCTTGCGCACCGGTTCTTACGGCCCATATCTCCAGCTCGGTGAAGAAGTCGAGGATTCTAAAAAGAAACCTAAACGCGCCAGCATCCCAAAGACGATCCCTCTCGAAACGCTCGATTTCAACAAAGCCCTCTCCATCCTCGCTCTTCCTCGACTTCTCGGAGTTAAGGAAGATACTGGCAAAGAGATCCGCGCCGGCTTAGGCCGTTTCGGGCCCTATATCGTCCATGACGGCGACTTTAGATCGATTAAGGAGCCGGACGACGTTTTAACGATTACGCTTGAAAGAGCCCTTGAAATGCTCGCTCAGCCTAAAGGCACTCGTGGCGGCGGTGTTGGCAAGGAAATCGGTAAACATCCGGAAGATAATAAACCGATCACGCTCCACAGCGGTAAATACGGCAACTACGTCAAACACGGAAAAGTGAATGCCACGATTCCAAAAGACATGAAGCCGGAAGAT
- a CDS encoding four helix bundle protein — MKSFKDLIVWQKSMLLTKSIYLLLEKIPSKEEFGLKNQLRRSAISVPSNIAEGSKRGTRKDFLHFVRTAHGSLAEIETQILIIKDLYSLEVSALLQDINEISKIMNGLISSLLKTET; from the coding sequence ATCAAAAGTTTCAAGGACTTAATTGTTTGGCAGAAAAGCATGCTGCTCACAAAAAGCATCTACTTACTGCTTGAAAAAATACCGAGTAAAGAAGAATTCGGCTTAAAAAATCAACTGAGACGATCAGCTATATCAGTTCCTTCTAACATAGCGGAAGGTTCAAAGCGTGGTACAAGAAAGGATTTCCTGCACTTTGTAAGAACAGCGCACGGCTCACTCGCAGAAATAGAAACACAAATCTTAATCATAAAGGATTTGTATTCGCTGGAAGTAAGTGCTCTACTACAAGATATCAACGAGATTTCCAAGATCATGAATGGACTAATCTCCTCCCTACTAAAAACTGAAACCTGA
- the dprA gene encoding DNA-protecting protein DprA — protein sequence MLPNNIEMLSISDARYPPLLRQISNPPNGLYLRGILQDIPCVSIVGTRRCTSYGRRATQEIVRGLVSAGIGIVSGLALGIDGEAHTTALEAGGYTIAILGTGIDEPTIYPREHLKLAHRILENGGAIISENPPGSPSFKHAFPRRNRLIAGWTPATLVIEANESSGSLITAKLALEYNREVLAVPGSIWSDVSMGCNRLLSLGAKACTNAQDILDSLKLDRPELVSQVRASMPLTAQESHILALVNGHIHIDDLATQANLDSATTSAHLSLLEMKGYVAQLGGQFWSRTSSRLHK from the coding sequence GTGCTTCCAAATAACATTGAAATGCTCTCGATTAGCGACGCGCGTTATCCGCCGTTGCTCCGTCAAATAAGCAATCCGCCAAACGGATTGTACTTGCGTGGAATATTACAAGATATTCCGTGCGTCTCGATTGTCGGCACACGTCGTTGCACTTCCTACGGTCGCCGTGCAACGCAAGAAATCGTGCGCGGACTTGTAAGCGCCGGCATTGGAATCGTTTCCGGACTTGCGCTTGGTATCGACGGAGAAGCACACACGACAGCTCTTGAAGCAGGCGGCTACACGATCGCAATCCTCGGCACCGGAATCGACGAGCCCACGATATACCCACGGGAACATCTCAAGCTCGCGCATAGAATTTTAGAAAACGGCGGAGCGATCATCTCGGAAAATCCACCCGGATCGCCCTCCTTCAAGCACGCCTTCCCGCGCAGAAATCGCCTCATCGCCGGCTGGACTCCGGCAACGCTAGTGATCGAAGCTAATGAAAGCAGCGGTTCTCTTATCACGGCAAAGCTCGCGCTTGAATATAATCGTGAAGTCCTGGCTGTCCCCGGATCAATTTGGTCGGATGTTTCTATGGGCTGCAATCGGCTCTTATCGCTCGGCGCCAAAGCCTGCACAAATGCCCAAGATATTCTTGATTCCTTAAAACTCGATCGGCCGGAACTCGTCTCGCAAGTACGAGCTTCCATGCCTCTGACCGCCCAAGAAAGTCATATTCTCGCCCTGGTAAACGGTCATATCCATATCGATGATCTCGCAACCCAAGCCAACCTCGATTCGGCGACAACCAGCGCCCATCTCTCGCTACTCGAGATGAAGGGATATGTGGCTCAACTTGGCGGACAATTCTGGTCTCGAACGTCCTCACGTTTGCATAAATGA